In the Methanobrevibacter thaueri genome, one interval contains:
- a CDS encoding ATP-binding protein has product MNSDEKNSMRNYLQKQTTEMPLILDEELSYHNEAFNHRNDFKDITKVIDDFLEGDNINRFIVLPGLRGVGKTTILYQVYEYLLKTKNINQNQILYISCDQINKITKCDILDTIEFYLDEFHHLTPRTINKELFLLIDEAHFDKDWSMAGKIIYDQSKKIFMIFTGSSALKLEYENEAKRRMIRNSIFPLNYSQHLKLKYNYDTGSISNELFNLLFTSEIDKSCELEQKINMDLMGLKNYTSNDWDKYFKFGGFPSVMHEKTERKACEKLYESVDTIVTKDLGTIRNITKDSEDHSLRLLQFLAQKFPGEVSQATLAQSANTNKSTVNSLLRLLEKTQLIFHYEPYVSPGGRVKKSWNYYFANSSIRHAINFHFGFSSMKKEDYEGILVENLVASALFNAMNNENYFKFDVFFDYGKNTVDFLIKKGFENPIPIEVGLGEKTKRQITKAINKYGSDYGIIISNTTEVITKDDNVIYIPIKTFSLL; this is encoded by the coding sequence ATGAATTCTGATGAAAAAAATTCAATGCGAAATTACCTTCAAAAGCAAACAACTGAAATGCCCTTGATATTAGATGAAGAATTAAGTTACCATAATGAAGCATTTAACCATAGAAATGACTTTAAAGATATAACCAAAGTCATTGATGATTTTTTAGAGGGGGACAATATTAATCGTTTTATTGTTTTGCCGGGATTGAGGGGTGTTGGAAAAACAACAATTTTATATCAAGTCTATGAATATCTGTTAAAAACAAAAAACATTAATCAAAATCAAATCTTGTATATATCATGCGACCAAATCAATAAAATAACAAAATGCGATATTTTAGACACGATAGAGTTTTATCTGGATGAATTTCATCATTTAACTCCAAGAACTATTAATAAGGAATTATTTCTTTTAATTGATGAGGCTCACTTTGATAAGGATTGGTCAATGGCGGGAAAAATAATATATGATCAAAGTAAAAAAATATTCATGATTTTCACCGGATCATCAGCTTTAAAATTAGAATATGAAAATGAAGCTAAAAGAAGAATGATAAGAAATTCTATTTTTCCATTAAATTATTCACAGCATTTGAAATTAAAATATAATTATGATACTGGAAGCATTTCAAATGAATTGTTCAATCTGCTTTTTACATCTGAAATTGACAAATCCTGTGAACTGGAGCAGAAAATAAATATGGATTTAATGGGTCTTAAAAATTATACCTCTAATGATTGGGATAAATATTTTAAATTTGGAGGATTTCCATCTGTAATGCATGAAAAAACAGAAAGGAAAGCCTGTGAAAAACTCTATGAATCTGTGGATACCATAGTTACAAAAGATTTGGGAACAATAAGAAACATCACGAAAGATAGTGAAGACCATTCCCTTCGTTTATTGCAGTTTTTAGCGCAAAAATTTCCCGGAGAGGTATCCCAGGCCACATTGGCCCAAAGTGCAAATACAAATAAAAGTACAGTTAATTCGTTGCTTAGACTATTGGAAAAAACACAGTTGATATTTCATTATGAACCTTATGTCAGTCCTGGAGGTCGTGTGAAAAAATCATGGAATTATTATTTTGCTAATTCAAGCATTAGGCATGCCATAAATTTTCACTTCGGTTTTTCTTCAATGAAAAAGGAAGATTATGAGGGAATATTGGTTGAAAATCTTGTAGCATCAGCATTGTTTAATGCAATGAATAATGAAAATTATTTTAAATTTGATGTTTTTTTCGATTATGGTAAAAATACGGTAGATTTTCTAATTAAAAAAGGATTTGAAAATCCGATACCTATTGAAGTCGGTCTTGGGGAAAAAACTAAAAGACAAATCACAAAAGCGATTAACAAGTATGGTTCCGATTATGGAATAATAATCTCCAATACAACTGAGGTCATAACAAAAGATGATAATGTCA
- a CDS encoding MotA/TolQ/ExbB proton channel family protein, whose amino-acid sequence MLSFFGDTFIADAMNIISQSLSIPVLIILLIIVVLSLFLLGEVIAEYFKNKNHKVRDTRDMMWAINNAPSIDEVKSIIKNSNIPSNQKVILSEIANSSTMKKSSREALARRLVEVEEERVDKTLNKTDVITRVGPTLGLMGTLIPMGPGLAALGAGDINTLASSLTIAFNTTIVGIGSGALCYVLGKIRKQWCDKALADLDALSDAVLDYME is encoded by the coding sequence ATGCTTTCTTTTTTTGGTGACACTTTCATTGCAGATGCGATGAACATTATCTCACAGAGCCTGTCAATACCGGTATTGATTATTCTTTTGATTATTGTGGTTCTTTCACTCTTTTTATTGGGTGAGGTGATTGCCGAGTACTTTAAAAACAAAAATCATAAAGTCAGGGATACTCGTGATATGATGTGGGCGATTAACAATGCCCCATCCATTGATGAGGTTAAAAGTATTATCAAAAACAGTAATATTCCCTCAAATCAGAAGGTTATACTCTCAGAGATTGCTAACTCTTCAACCATGAAAAAATCCTCACGTGAGGCTCTAGCCCGTAGACTCGTTGAGGTTGAAGAGGAGCGTGTGGATAAGACTTTGAACAAGACTGATGTCATCACCCGTGTAGGGCCGACTTTGGGTTTGATGGGTACTTTGATTCCTATGGGTCCCGGTCTTGCGGCTTTGGGTGCTGGTGACATTAACACTTTGGCATCATCCCTGACAATTGCTTTTAACACAACCATTGTGGGTATCGGTTCCGGTGCATTATGCTATGTGCTTGGAAAAATCAGAAAGCAGTGGTGCGATAAGGCCTTGGCTGATTTGGATGCATTGTCTGATGCGGTGCTTGACTATATGGAGTAG
- a CDS encoding DUF2149 domain-containing protein produces the protein MVRSRQRRRERVEEDPMAGTSNLVDAMLVIAVGFLVFVIISWNMQAMIDPSENIQEQMQQKTTEIDQGTQLDEAPDTSNSSGQGYTEMGKVYKDPSTGKLIMVEG, from the coding sequence ATGGTTAGAAGCAGACAGCGTAGACGTGAGCGTGTTGAGGAAGATCCGATGGCCGGAACATCCAACCTGGTGGATGCGATGCTGGTTATTGCTGTTGGGTTTCTGGTTTTTGTCATTATCTCATGGAATATGCAGGCGATGATTGATCCAAGCGAGAATATTCAGGAGCAGATGCAGCAGAAAACCACTGAAATTGATCAGGGCACTCAGTTGGATGAGGCTCCGGATACCAGCAACAGTTCAGGTCAGGGTTATACCGAGATGGGTAAGGTTTATAAGGATCCATCGACGGGCAAGCTCATCATGGTCGAAGGATAG
- a CDS encoding chitobiase/beta-hexosaminidase C-terminal domain-containing protein — protein sequence MFKKNFNKSIILFILILFLLSVGGVYASSDANETTLLSAEDSVLMDNSYNADQMESSPDDDYSVNDVIVNPSFEVDKTSGWDSVDVSVVNSNFDGKNGSSFVSLTGEGSYISQKINFDTISGLSFWYMSPTTNATVSVCLDDSPVLDYTIVKTGYAKYRWEEVKLDTSTINGYHELKLLQKYGNAYIDNFQVDYNSNVLANFTIDSFLVNGDELTIVFRDKSYGLISRYYWDFGDGITSNFQNPIHTFKLSQYKITLAVSNDHSTDSYSYTLPLHGPTIERTGIEYSSIQDAIDNANNGDTIIMTPNVFVDSYFENLVIDKDLTLDFNSCKLLSKGDNVPLVIVSDGAKVTFKNISLQGNNILKSDYQSSLTIENSQISNANITSDANILFRNNGFGNGFLSIDALCAVVEYCNFSDYAVVVNDAKSRISNNFFVGCDIAVTQNAGELNLTGNSIYGNGIGVNVSGGESNINFNEIHSNNRFGLVYSNDVIDYSNNWWGLNNPSFNCGLIVPDDYFDVLQISDASSGMDSWIVLNITKHDLDYHYWIRGVTYYNLTIDLNHNNLGEDISQLGNLPSKFYEFKFNNVEFEIFIENGFKEYLFSWGYLTSDVSEMNIQFINQFLSIELDTRQVTFNIANETIYLTVNGKTYENTYSKWVANDTLKISYITPSTSFKDTMEVVIECNDSEAIIFYTLDGSDAGYSSTRKVYTGPFTINETTVVHYVALDSLGNFYMIEDSIIQVNDLSVTRNHCFILFSSVGGETGYNSIYYTLDGTNPVDSNSKIVYTHPFFIEEVSNLRARWPYYFWTGTENILKSYPFRIYTYNYDFSTTYLKEVNTTSSGAVWGKYQGDINNSGVTNYSGPLNNISKWSLENFISSGSAVVDSEGHIFISGDDGYLYCLNSQGLVIWRFGTTSKIICTPTIGNDGNIYFVNWLNSTLYCLSPEGQLVWKYVLGDYNTGSSPIFGYNDTLYVISGDDTYSTLFAFKDMKLLWSSKFPALIAHTPIIGDDGAVYLISKSNYLFGVNVDGSLKFGVYLTIGDEEALNVISGNPANFVVGSGYYASLSRDDKFIYIVDHYAVSAYYFNGTHAWHKRVSGASGTPTVYNGVLYVSGTSGLYALNASDGNQLWFKALKTTSLSLSSPLISNDSVIYLSGNSTVYAISLDGELLWSYSIPSKYGGAFSVSSPTLTDDGTLIVTTIQGIYAFNDIAAEFTYSHVDGTERTIQFTDLSTKGNNSYFWSFGDGYYSTEQNPQHMYGEPGRYRVELVVEHDGVNLARNTTIEVVSYDITPPAPVTAYINNTVTSGGVFPSTQTVTLSSRDDSDEYIIYYTVDGSNPMNSSTRRMYIEPVDIESYTVLNAVAVDLSNNYGRVTSLTFNITDAINVNDRVNSTLIQMIQELLDNAEPYSKFVFDYPVLYGANFTINKPLNIITNVNTRLVGNSVQPVFTINADNTTINGFTIENGADGVLINSASNVKIINSIISGDNGVAISNGENVVVKDTQIVNSTNGIQVTGSKDTVIDRVSVVNSTKNGVYLKGTSGTVISNSLLENNGVDPYFSEANNILLDGNENTRIVNNTINYGYFGLYFKNTNKNTLVDNNVIYEGIGDAIYLSGRYIGLNVTHNRIEGCFMGINFNGYSEDVEVLSNLIWKIHSHEGEPESGREYDLFYNFRHTTDLYAQYDNAIQVFELASNFHGEVHIENNVCVLVEHRAWESRKTSTPIQSGCDGYGYNLMDGSDSYHWLTSGATHYQEGFVNLVLDRIGDSSYRLRLQNMRTGEFLSEIPAFDVTFTAGRYTQTVKFIDNQAVATFDVASSITTITAKISAEIKKSISWNTPIAEGYSSSNRDHDPGYEAGEAIDNPNPKAPSIADMIKRFTGSGNSNAGNGYGTGTGNGQGSGNGHGSSGHGGSDLNGREGEVEGDVSTVQSNTGTSPSIGVEAAASGDSESVEGGSESGEVPESVNAYEVKKVINIDDSNWKFVLAVVLFSCIVLCGYAYRKRKDDDGDEI from the coding sequence ATGTTTAAAAAAAATTTTAATAAAAGTATTATATTATTCATATTAATACTTTTTTTATTATCTGTAGGTGGTGTTTATGCAAGCAGCGATGCAAATGAAACTACACTATTGTCTGCTGAAGATTCAGTGCTTATGGATAATTCGTATAATGCAGATCAAATGGAATCTAGTCCTGATGATGACTACAGTGTCAATGATGTTATCGTCAATCCTAGTTTTGAAGTAGATAAGACTAGTGGCTGGGATAGTGTTGATGTTTCTGTTGTAAATTCCAATTTTGATGGAAAAAACGGATCATCTTTCGTCAGCTTAACTGGAGAAGGTAGTTATATTTCCCAGAAAATTAACTTTGACACAATTAGTGGTTTAAGTTTCTGGTATATGTCTCCTACAACTAATGCTACTGTTAGTGTCTGTTTGGATGACTCTCCAGTATTGGATTATACTATTGTTAAAACCGGTTATGCTAAATATCGATGGGAAGAAGTTAAATTGGACACATCAACTATAAACGGTTATCATGAATTGAAGCTGCTTCAAAAATATGGAAACGCATATATTGACAATTTCCAGGTGGACTATAATAGTAATGTTTTGGCTAACTTCACAATTGACTCATTCTTGGTTAATGGTGATGAGTTGACTATTGTTTTTAGGGATAAGTCTTATGGTTTGATTTCAAGGTATTATTGGGATTTTGGTGATGGAATAACCTCTAATTTTCAAAATCCAATACACACATTCAAGTTAAGTCAATATAAGATTACTTTAGCTGTTTCTAATGATCATTCAACAGATAGTTATAGTTACACTTTACCTTTGCATGGTCCTACAATTGAACGAACTGGCATTGAGTATTCATCTATTCAAGATGCAATTGATAATGCAAACAATGGAGATACAATTATAATGACTCCTAATGTCTTTGTTGATTCTTATTTTGAAAATCTCGTAATTGACAAGGATTTAACATTGGACTTTAATTCTTGTAAATTATTGTCTAAAGGAGATAATGTTCCTTTGGTTATTGTTAGTGATGGTGCGAAAGTTACTTTTAAAAATATTTCCTTGCAGGGGAATAATATTTTGAAAAGTGATTATCAGTCAAGTTTAACTATTGAAAATTCACAAATATCTAATGCAAACATTACAAGTGATGCTAATATTCTATTTAGGAATAATGGTTTTGGTAATGGTTTTTTAAGTATTGATGCTTTGTGTGCTGTGGTTGAGTATTGTAATTTTAGTGATTATGCTGTTGTTGTTAATGATGCTAAATCCAGAATCAGTAACAATTTTTTTGTTGGCTGTGATATTGCAGTTACTCAAAATGCTGGTGAGTTAAACCTAACAGGTAACAGTATATATGGTAATGGTATTGGTGTTAATGTTAGTGGAGGTGAATCTAATATTAATTTCAATGAAATCCATTCAAACAATAGGTTTGGTTTAGTCTATTCAAATGATGTTATTGATTATTCCAATAATTGGTGGGGTTTGAATAATCCTAGTTTTAATTGTGGTTTAATTGTTCCTGATGATTATTTTGATGTTTTACAAATCAGTGATGCTAGCTCAGGTATGGATTCATGGATAGTTTTAAACATCACAAAACATGATTTGGATTATCACTACTGGATTCGTGGTGTCACTTACTATAATTTAACAATTGATTTAAATCATAATAATCTTGGCGAGGATATAAGTCAATTAGGTAACTTACCTTCTAAATTTTATGAATTCAAATTTAATAATGTTGAATTTGAGATATTTATTGAAAATGGATTTAAAGAATACTTGTTTAGTTGGGGATATCTGACAAGTGATGTTAGTGAAATGAATATTCAATTCATTAATCAGTTTTTATCTATAGAATTGGACACTCGTCAAGTCACATTTAATATTGCTAATGAAACAATTTACCTGACCGTGAACGGTAAAACATATGAAAATACTTATTCTAAGTGGGTTGCTAATGATACTTTAAAAATAAGTTATATTACTCCATCCACTTCGTTTAAGGATACAATGGAAGTTGTTATTGAGTGTAATGATTCTGAAGCGATTATTTTTTACACTTTGGATGGTAGTGATGCAGGATATAGTTCAACCCGTAAGGTTTACACAGGTCCGTTCACTATTAATGAGACAACTGTTGTTCATTATGTTGCTTTAGATTCATTAGGTAATTTTTATATGATTGAAGATTCTATAATTCAGGTTAATGATCTTTCAGTTACACGAAATCACTGTTTTATTTTATTTTCAAGTGTTGGTGGAGAAACAGGATATAATTCTATTTATTATACTTTAGATGGGACAAATCCTGTTGATAGTAATTCTAAAATTGTTTATACTCATCCTTTTTTCATTGAAGAAGTGTCTAATCTTCGTGCGAGATGGCCATATTATTTTTGGACTGGCACTGAAAATATTTTAAAATCATATCCTTTTAGGATATATACTTATAATTATGATTTTTCAACTACTTATTTAAAAGAAGTTAACACAACAAGTTCTGGTGCTGTTTGGGGTAAATATCAGGGGGATATTAATAATTCTGGTGTAACCAATTATTCTGGTCCTTTAAATAATATTTCTAAATGGTCATTGGAAAATTTTATAAGTAGTGGTTCTGCTGTTGTTGATAGTGAGGGCCATATTTTTATTTCAGGTGATGATGGTTACTTATATTGTTTAAACAGTCAGGGATTAGTTATCTGGAGGTTTGGAACAACCAGTAAAATTATCTGTACTCCTACAATTGGTAATGATGGTAATATTTATTTTGTCAATTGGCTGAACAGTACTTTGTATTGTTTATCTCCAGAAGGGCAGTTGGTTTGGAAATATGTTTTAGGTGATTATAATACGGGTTCCAGTCCGATTTTTGGTTATAATGATACATTGTATGTGATTAGTGGTGATGATACTTACTCTACTTTATTTGCATTTAAGGACATGAAATTGTTGTGGTCATCTAAGTTTCCTGCATTGATTGCACATACTCCGATTATTGGTGATGATGGTGCTGTTTATTTAATTTCTAAAAGTAATTATTTATTTGGTGTTAATGTTGATGGATCGTTAAAATTTGGAGTATATTTGACTATTGGTGATGAAGAGGCCCTTAATGTGATAAGTGGTAATCCTGCCAATTTTGTTGTTGGTTCTGGTTATTATGCTTCATTGAGTCGTGATGATAAGTTTATTTATATTGTGGATCATTATGCAGTTTCTGCTTATTATTTTAATGGTACTCATGCTTGGCATAAACGTGTTTCAGGGGCTTCTGGAACTCCAACTGTATATAATGGTGTTTTATATGTGTCTGGGACTTCTGGTTTGTATGCGCTTAATGCAAGTGATGGTAATCAATTATGGTTTAAAGCTTTGAAAACCACTAGTCTTTCATTAAGCTCTCCATTAATCAGTAATGATTCAGTGATTTATTTGTCTGGTAACAGTACTGTGTATGCAATATCTTTGGATGGTGAGTTGTTGTGGAGTTATAGTATTCCTTCCAAGTATGGTGGTGCTTTCAGTGTTTCCAGTCCAACTCTTACGGATGATGGCACTTTAATTGTAACTACCATTCAGGGAATTTATGCTTTTAATGATATTGCTGCTGAATTCACTTATAGTCATGTTGATGGAACTGAACGTACTATCCAGTTTACTGATTTGTCGACTAAGGGCAATAACAGTTATTTCTGGTCTTTTGGTGATGGTTATTATTCAACTGAGCAGAATCCGCAACACATGTATGGAGAACCTGGCAGGTATCGTGTGGAGTTGGTGGTTGAGCATGATGGTGTTAATCTTGCTCGTAACACTACCATTGAAGTTGTTTCATATGACATTACTCCTCCTGCTCCGGTAACTGCATACATCAACAATACTGTAACTTCAGGTGGTGTTTTCCCATCCACTCAGACTGTAACATTGTCTTCCCGTGATGATTCTGACGAATACATTATTTACTATACTGTTGACGGTTCCAATCCAATGAACAGTTCCACCAGAAGAATGTATATTGAACCTGTTGACATTGAATCGTATACTGTGTTGAATGCTGTTGCTGTTGACCTGTCAAATAATTACGGCAGGGTCACTTCATTGACTTTCAACATCACTGATGCCATTAATGTTAATGATAGGGTCAATTCCACTTTGATTCAGATGATTCAGGAGTTGTTGGATAATGCGGAACCCTATTCCAAATTTGTTTTCGATTATCCGGTATTGTATGGTGCCAATTTCACCATCAACAAGCCTTTAAACATTATCACTAATGTGAACACAAGGTTGGTGGGAAACAGTGTTCAGCCGGTTTTCACAATCAATGCCGATAACACTACCATCAACGGGTTCACTATTGAAAATGGTGCTGATGGGGTTTTAATCAACAGCGCAAGCAATGTGAAGATAATAAATTCCATCATATCCGGTGATAATGGTGTGGCGATTAGTAATGGTGAGAATGTTGTCGTTAAGGATACTCAAATCGTCAATTCCACTAATGGAATTCAGGTTACCGGTTCAAAGGATACTGTAATCGACAGGGTAAGTGTTGTGAACAGTACTAAAAACGGAGTTTATCTTAAAGGTACAAGTGGTACTGTCATCAGCAATTCTTTGCTTGAGAATAATGGTGTTGATCCGTATTTCTCTGAGGCCAATAATATCCTTTTGGATGGTAATGAAAATACGAGGATAGTCAACAATACCATCAATTACGGTTATTTCGGATTGTATTTTAAAAATACCAATAAGAATACTCTTGTTGACAATAATGTTATTTATGAGGGCATTGGTGATGCAATATATCTGTCAGGCAGGTATATTGGTTTGAATGTTACTCATAATCGTATTGAAGGCTGTTTTATGGGTATCAACTTCAACGGTTACAGTGAGGATGTTGAAGTGTTGAGCAATCTGATTTGGAAGATTCACTCTCATGAAGGTGAGCCGGAAAGCGGTCGTGAATATGACTTGTTCTATAATTTCCGCCATACAACCGATTTGTATGCTCAGTATGATAATGCTATTCAGGTGTTTGAGCTTGCAAGCAATTTCCATGGTGAGGTTCATATTGAAAACAATGTTTGTGTTCTTGTTGAGCATCGTGCATGGGAATCACGTAAGACAAGCACTCCTATCCAAAGTGGTTGTGACGGTTATGGCTACAACCTGATGGACGGGTCTGATTCATATCATTGGTTGACAAGCGGTGCAACACACTATCAGGAAGGTTTTGTGAATCTTGTCCTTGATCGTATTGGTGATTCATCTTATCGTTTGAGATTGCAGAATATGCGTACCGGTGAGTTTCTCTCTGAGATTCCGGCTTTTGATGTGACTTTCACTGCCGGCAGATACACTCAGACTGTTAAGTTCATTGACAATCAGGCGGTTGCGACTTTTGATGTGGCGTCATCGATTACCACTATTACCGCTAAGATTTCGGCGGAAATCAAGAAGTCCATTTCTTGGAATACTCCTATAGCGGAGGGTTATTCGTCTTCTAATCGTGACCATGATCCGGGTTATGAGGCTGGTGAGGCGATTGACAATCCTAATCCTAAGGCTCCAAGCATTGCTGATATGATTAAAAGGTTTACTGGTAGTGGAAATTCCAATGCTGGTAACGGTTATGGTACCGGTACCGGTAACGGTCAGGGGTCAGGTAATGGTCATGGTTCCAGTGGTCATGGTGGTTCTGATTTGAATGGTCGTGAAGGTGAAGTGGAAGGTGATGTTTCCACAGTTCAAAGCAACACTGGAACTTCTCCGTCTATTGGTGTTGAGGCTGCTGCTAGTGGTGATTCTGAGTCTGTTGAAGGTGGTTCTGAATCTGGTGAGGTTCCGGAATCTGTTAATGCATACGAAGTAAAAAAAGTTATTAATATAGATGATAGTAATTGGAAATTTGTTCTAGCTGTCGTGTTGTTTTCCTGCATTGTCCTTTGTGGTTATGCTTACAGGAAACGCAAAGATGATGATGGTGATGAAATTTAA